The Bacteroidetes Order II. bacterium DNA segment CGCATTGATCCGACGGATTGTGGTCCCTACCGACTTGTCTAAGCATGCAAAGATGGCCTTTAAGGTTTCTCTGCATTTGGCCGCTCGGCATGGAGCAGCTATCCACCTACTCCATGTGGTGAATGAGGAGGGGCTTCCACCTTTCTATGACCCATATTGGAATTATAACAAAAGCAAAGAAGCCCTACGTTCTAAGGTATATCGCCTCCTCACCAAGTTTATGGAAGAAACCGAAGGGCCGTCTGTTCAGGTAAATCGGGCCATTCGGTTTGGTCAACCCGAAAAAGAGATTATAGCTTTTGCTTCTGGTATTAATGCAGACCTGATCGTCATTCCAACGCATGGACTAACAGGTCTGGCACATTTTCTAATGGGAAGTATTACAGAAAAAGTTTTACGGAATGCCACCATTCCTGTTCTTACCCTTAAATCCTTTGGTAAACACATTAGCCCACTGCTTGCCGAAACCCCCTTGCCAGAGGAGTCATCCCCTGCATAAGTCATTATTAAGCAGAAGCGGTTTTTTTTATCACCCAAATTTAACGACTGCCATGCTGTACGCCCGCAAATTACTGCTACCCATTGAGTTTTCTGAAATGTCTTACGTGGCTGCCTCATGGAGTCTTGGTGTAGCCCGTAAATTGGGCATTCAAGAGGTACATCTTGTTCATGTTGTTCAGATGAACCCTGCCCCATCGGTTGCATCCGTTTCCCAAAGAACCCATTCGGGGCACGAAATCCGAGATAACATTCCACCCGCCTTTATGGCCCCTTGGGAAAGTCTGACCCAACAAGTCATTCAAGAAGGCTTTCGGCTGAGGATTGAAGTCTTGGAAGCCACCGATATTACCCAAGCCCTTGTAACGTATTCCGAAAGCCACCTAATTGATCTGATTGCACTGAATACCCATGTCCGGACGGGCTTTGCAATGGAAATTTTGGGAAGTGTTGCAAAAAGCCTTATTCGATATGCGCCTTGCCCAGTTCTGACCCTAAGGGTAAGCAATCAACAGTTATACAATACCCAGTCTGTTCAGCAAATTTTGGTTCCGATTGATTTTTCGGACCGATCCAAACAGGCCGTACGGATTGCAAGAGCCATTGCCGAGAGAATAGGCGGCGAAATTACGGCATTCCACGTTGAACCAATGAATGGTCCACCGACACACCACTCTCAGTGGGAGCGGCAATATGATGCCACCCACCCCCATGTTACCCAAACGCCTAAATTGGTTGAATTCCTCCATACGGCATCTGGCCCAAGGGTAACCTGTCATACCGCACCGCTCTTTGGGGACTTGGTTCCGGCAACCCTGCAATACCTCGCCCGTTATCAGCATGACCTGATCGTCATTGGCACACATGAGCACCGTCAAGAGGGGCTGGGATTCACCCAGAGTATGACAGAAAAGCTTATCCAATTTGCCCCATGCCCTGTTATTAGCTTCCGGCCTTCCTCCCGTTCCTTGATTGAGTTTCATCGCACCGATGAGCGGCTTGCATTGAACTAAGCCGTTCATCATTTCTCCTACACTTTTCTAAGGTTTTTAAAAACAGATAGATAAGTGGTGGAATTGGTCATAAAAAAGCTTCTGTCATCCATTGGCGCATTTGTATATTTATGGCCTTGGGCTGAGTAAACTGTTTTCGTGTATAGGTTTTACACGACGGAAAAACTTCGGTAACGTAGAAAGTTAGGCTATGAAAATGACTTGCCTATTGATGATTATTTTTTGAACATACAAACCATTTTGGATACATCAGCAATTCATTTGCATTTATCTTTCTTTATGGACCTAAACTATATAATAATTCTCTTATTCGTTTTTGCAGATGATTTTAGCTCTTAATTATCTTTAAATCTATTTTATAATCAATAATAAATTAATTAGTACCATCTTACATCCCAAAAGCGCAAATAAAATTATTAACATGACAGCACCACCTACTCAGAGAAAAATAAAAATAGAAATTTTGTATTATTTTTTATGACTTTTAAATCATTATAATATCTGATATTTTCTTAAATGGCAAAATGTATCTTAATCGGTCATAGTTCCAAGCAAGAAGATATAACCATTAGAGCCGAAGTCACCATTGAGTCTTCAAAAATAACCGAATATGAGAGCATCCAAATATTAAAAAATAATCAAAAAAAACACAGTAAAACACCTAAATTTAGCGTTCTTCTTATTAGCAATAAAACAACCAAAATTGCTTGTGCATCGCCAATAAATACAGAACGATAGATAGTATATATATTACCGATCTTGGAGAGCGACGACCATTATCTTCATCGTTAACCCATTTAAAACCAATCCAAGAGATAGTATTGGGATCTTTATAATTTATTTAGCACTCCCCAATCGGTAAACATATTCCTCTTCAAAAGTAGGAATACTACAAAAACGGAGAGTGTCAAAATCACAACAAATGCAACCATTTTATCAAGTCTATAATATTTTGATCAATAAGTGGTTATTACCCGTTGCAGAACGGATAATAACCACTTCAGAGACTACTCCAATTTTAAATGCTTACTTATGAGCTGCGCCTAATAATCCGCATAGAAAGTGTCATACAGTAACTGCTCCATTTAATTACTACTCATCAGATTGATTTGTTACATTAAACATCCAACGAATTCCAAATTTGTCAAGACAAACACCCCAATACCCCCAAAATGTATCATGGGGCGTAACACATTGCTTGGCGTCCCCACCTTCTGAAAGTTCTGCATACAGGCGGTCGGCCTCGGCTTTGGTATCGGTATTTAAACTGATCGTCGTATTATTTCCCACCGTTAGGCTATGACCCATGCTTTCAAGCATATCTGTTCCCATAATTTCCGTTCCTCCCAGAATCGGCAATGCAACATGCATCACTTTCTTCTTGTCTGCGTCGGAAAGTGGGGGCATGCCTGGCTGTTGAGGCATATCACCTATACGCATAAAGGGAGCAGAGAATTCTGTTTTGAAAACATGCTTGTAAAAGATAAATGCTTCTTCGGTATTACCCATAAAGTTGAGATAGATGGATACGTTTGCCATATTGATTACTATTTCAGGGGTTAATGATTTTTCGTGAAGGTTCAATAGAAAATTTATTTCACATTCATCTTTTTTTGTTTTTTTGGATCAAAATCTACCATCCACTCAATTCCTTATTTATCTCTAAACATACCAAAATAGGAACCCCATGGGCTATCAGAAATAGACATTTCAACTTGCCTACCTGTCGAAAGACCACTAAATAACTTACCAGCTTCTTCTTTGCTTTCTGCACTAATCACCATTTTACTCCTGTTCTCATTTTCGTTTGTTCTTCCCAACATCTCCGGGACATCATTCGCCATTAGAATGCTGTCACCTATCGGTAAAGCAATGTGCATTATTTTATTTTCTTCATGTACTGATACGGCAAAATCTGAGCTTGCAAAGTCTTTGAAACGCATTATTATTGCAAATTCACCTCCAAACATTGATTTATAAAAATTGAATGCTTCTTCAGCATTACCATTAAAATTTATGTGGGTATTGATAGTTGCCATGATTTTTAGTATTTAGTCATTAATTAATTATTTAAATGACACACTCAGTCATTTAAGGTATTTTTAGCTTTGAAGATTTTAGTAAAATAAAGGTTTTCTGCAAACAATCTTATAAAATTATTAAATGGAATATAAGGCTGGTTTCAAGTAGATACAACAACTTGTTTAGTTTGTAAATAAAATTTTGTACGTGATTTAGTTTTAAACACCTATATCGAGTAACTATAATGATTTAGCACATTAACTATTTATTGATTTTGAACACAATCGTTTGTCAAACTCTATACCCGATAAACCATAAAAACAGTTATCTGCTTCTCGGAGTAGGTTCACCAAAACCGGAATAAACCGTTCTTTTGTATCAAACCATGAAAATCATTTCACCGAACCCGCACTTCGCCTCTCCCTACCTCTTGGTCACTATTAGCGGGAAAAATTAAGTAACCTAATCGTCTGTCTAAACCACCATGCGCTTCTGGTCTATGTGCAAAAACATCTACCAACTAAAATTCACATTTTGTAAGCCCTTCCGGATTGCCTCCTCCGTTTGACACTGCTTTCCGTCTCACCGTACTTTGTCTATATCATCTGAAAACGTTTACAAAAATTTTCTCCCAGCCTGTAGGGTGTAAACGCTTCAACACAAACTCCTGCAAGATATGAAAAATCCTCCTCGTCAGTCTTTCTGGCAAATTTGGAACATGAGCTTTGGCTTTTTGGGTATCCAATATGGCTTTGGGCTTCAACAAGCGAACATGAGTCCGATCTACCGATATTTGGGTGCAGATGAAGCCGCTATTCCGGCCCTTTGGCTTGCTGGACCTGTCACCGGATTGCTTATTCAACCATTGATAGGCGCGATGAGTGACCGAACGTGGTCGAATCGTTGGGGACGGAGGAAGCCTTACTTTTTAATAGGCGCCGTTATTACCAGTATCGCCCTGATCTTAATGCCAAACTCCTCTTCCCTGTGGATGGCAGCGAGTTTAATGTGGATTTTGGATGCGGGTCTGAACATTGGTATGGAACCGTTCCGCGCATTTATCGGAGATCGTCTGAATTCTGAACAACGCACCCTCGGTTTCTCGATGCAAAGTTTCTTTGTTGGGTTTGGACAAACCTTGGCTAATCTGATGCCAGCACTTCTTGGGATTTTCGGATTGGTTATGGTAGCCGATGCAGGTGCCAATCATATTCCGGATATGGTTAAATATTCGTTTTACATTGGCGCATTTGCCATTTTGGCCTCTGTACTCTGGACGGTCTATACCACCAAAGAATATCCACCAGAAGATTTGGAGGCGTTTCGGCGGGAAAATGCCGAAAAAGGCATTCTCCATGTTTTTACCGAAATATGGGATGCTTTGCGGGAAATGCCTACCACCATGAAGCAACTTTGGTGGGTAAAGTTCTTCACTTGGTTTGGCCTGCCGCTCATGTGGCAATACCTGAGCCTCGCCATTGCCCGACATGCTTTTAATGCTCCAGAAGCCAACATGCCCGGATTTGAAGCAGGGAATGCATGGGGGGGTATTACGTTTGCCGCCTTCAATGTCTCTTGTTTTATGATCTCTTTTTTCTTGCCAGCCATTGCAAAAAAAATCACCCGGCGGGGGACACATGCCCTTTTTCTTACCATAGGAGGGGTTGGGTTTTTCTCTATGCTACTTGGGAATGACAAATACGTCTTCCTTTATGGTATGATTTTGGTTGGCTTGGCGTGGGGATCTATCTTATCTATGCCTTATGTATTGCTCTCGGACAGTGTTTCCCCAAAACGTATGGGGGTCTATATGGGTATCTTCAACGGTTTTATTGTGGTGCCCCAAATCATCAACATGATTACAATTCCCTTTTTGTACAAAACGTTGCTTGGCTCCGATCCACGAAATGCCTTAGTCTTCGCGGGCGTTTGTCTGATTTTGGCGGGTGTTTCCAGTTTCTTTGTTACTGAAAATCAACCGCAGAAAAGCGAATAACAGAAAGGTACATGAACAATCACATGACCATCGTTGGTTTGGGGGAAGTGCTTTGGGATGTATTTCCGGATGAACGTCGTCCCGGAGGTGCGCCCGCAAACGTTGCATTCCACGCTCAGCAACTAGGGAATCGCGGCATCATTGCCAGTCGGGTAGGGAACGACGAAGAAGGAACGGCCTTAACCAAATGGCTTGCCGGAAAAGGGCTAAATACCCATTATATCCAAACGGATACGACATATCCTACTGGAACCGTCCCCATTCATTTTATAAAAGAAGAACCCCACTATACCATTACGCCCAATGTGGCATGGGATTATCTGGCATTTACTGCCGAATGGCAAGCCTTGGCCCAAAACACCGATGCCGTTTGCTTTGCGACTTTAGCCCAACGAACACCTACCTCGGCCGATACGATTCGGCGTTTCCTCTCCGAGATGCCTACCAAAAGCCTGCGTGTGATGGATGTCAATATGCGGCTTCCGTTTTTTGGGAAAGAAGTATTGGAAATTTCTTTCCCACTGGCCGATGTGGTCAAGTTAAATATAGATGAGAAAGAAGCCATTTGTCGTTTATTCGACCTTGAAGACCCGTATGCGTGGTTGTTCCGAGAATTTGATATTCAATGGATTTGCCAGACACATGGAAAAGATGGCGCAGAATTAATCTCGCCGCAAGCGCGGTGGCGGGTTCACGGTGAAGCGGTGGATGCCTCGCAAGGGGATGCTGTTGGGGTTGGTGATGCCTTTTTGGCAGCCCTAACCACCGCCCTGCTTCGGAAGGACATCCCGGAAACCGCCCTTCATTTCGCCAACCGATATGCTGCCAAGGTCGTCACCTTCAAAGGTGCAATGCCTGTTTTTGACCCTTAATTCAACCATTAAGACCGTTTAACTCCCCCAAGTGCTCCGATATGCCCCCAACAGATGTAGCCGAACCAGTAAGTTTTCTACCGGATCTGCAAGCACGTATTCAAGCGTATTATCCCGATTTTTTTGCTTCCTACCGAACCCTGTACCCCACAGCGGGTCAAGAACGCATTGATGCCCTTTTGAAACAGGTTCAAGAAGCCTACGAACAACGCCCCAATGCACTTCGCGAGCGGGATCAACTACGGGTTCAGCACCCAAACTGGTTTACCGAAAATGGCTTGATTGGGATGATGTTGTATGTAGATCTCTTTTCCGGAGACCTTCAGGGCCTCGCAGAACGGTTAGATTATCTTGAAGAGTTGGGCATCACCTATCTTCATCTAATGCCCCTCCTCAAATCCAGAGAAGGCGCAAATGATGGCGGTTATGCTGTTGCCGACTACAAACAGGTTGATCCGCGTTTGGGAAGTATGAAAGACCTACGCCAACTTGCTGATAAACTCAGGGACCGAGGCATGGTCTTAGTCATAGATTTTGTCATGAACCATACGGCAAAAGAACATGAATGGGCGCAACGAGCGATGGCAGGTGAAGCCTATTATCAAAATTTCTATCGTATGTTCCCGGACCGTAGGCAACCGGATGCTTACGAAAAAACACTCCCCGAAGTCTTTCCCGATTTTGCACCTGGTAACTTTACCTGGGAAGAACAACCTCAAAAATGGGTTTGGACTACCTTCAATACGTATCAGTGGGATCTCAACTACGAAAACCCCGATGTTTTTGAAGCCATGTTGGGCGAAATCTTTTTTCTGGCTAACCAAGGAGTGGACGTATTGCGCTTGGATGCGGTGCCTTTTCTTTGGAAAAAAATGGGAACCAATTCACAAAATCAACCCGAGGTGGTTCACCTTCTGGCTGCTTTTAAGGCCCTTGTCCGTATGGCCGCCCCCGGCGTACTCTTCAAGTCGGAAGCCATTGTTGCACCAGAAGAGATCATCAAGTATTTAGGAAGTGGTGGGTTTGAAGGAAAGGCCTGCGAAATGGGGTACAATGCCACATTGATGAACCATTTATGGCACGCATTGGCATGTGAAAATACCCAACTATTGTACACAACCCTATCTGGCCTCCCGCATTTGCCAGAAACTGCAACTTGGTTGAATTATATTCGCTGCCACGACGACATCGGTTGGGGGATTTCTGACGAGAATGCCGCAGCAGTCCACCAAAACGGACGCAATACTAGAAATTTTTGCACCGATTTTTATGCAGGAATTCTACCTCATAGCTATGCAGAGGGTTACGCCTTTCAACGTGACCGACATACAGGAGAAGCACGTATTTCAGGAACGGCTGCCGCACTTTCGGGTCTCCAAAAAGCACAAATTGAAGCAGACGCTGATAAAATAAACGCTGCAATTCACCGAATTAGACTACTAAACGGCGTAATCTTTTTCATGAAGGGAATTCCTTTGCTCTACTCCGGAGACGAAATAGGGCAATTAAATGATTTTACGTATCTCACCGACCCACTCAAAGCTTCCGATAACCGTTGGATTCACCGCCCGCCCATGAACTGGACCAAAGCAGGGCTAAGAAAACGACAAGGAACGGTCGAGTCGCGTCTTTTTCACCTCCATCGCTCGATAATCGAAGCACGTAAGTCGCTCGCCATCATCAATGGTCATACACCGGAGAGCTTAGTTTTTGCCCAAAATGACGCCCTTTTTCTATGTGAACGCCATGATCACAAGAACAGCCCTTGTCTCTTGGTTGCCAATTTTAGCCAAAGTACCCAAATACTGCCTCTCAATCGGCTTTCGGAAATTTGGCGTGACGGCACCTGTACCGATGTGCTTACCAGAACAGCTTTTCATTTTGGGGCTGGGCACCTCGTTATTGGCCCGTATGATGTGTATTGGTTGCAACCGGAATCCAACTTCGAGGCAGTGGATTATGTTAAAATGCCCATATCGGTCCACGTTGAGACCACTCATGGTGAAGAAGTGATGATCGCAGGCTCTAACGGCGCTTTAGGAAATTGGGAACTTACCCATGCCAAACGGTGCAGTGCCCAAAATTATCCTTGGTGGCATACCGAAATCAGTGTGCCTGTGGGAGAAGCCTTTTGTTTTCGGTGGGTTAGGGTGAAAGACAACCAAATCATACAATGGGGGCCGGAATTATTTCATCGGTTGGCTGGATTTGTTGCCTAATTAACTTGGGTTCCTGCACGGTTTCCCCTATTTTTGGCAAACCATTGTTTTGAACAAAAACACCCATTTGTGAACCCCGAATCTTCTGCATCCAATGAATTAATTTGGGACCGCCGGGCGCGTTTTGCGCTCTGGCTGATGGAACACACCAAGGAACCTGTCTTTATCACCGGGCGTGCTGGAACGGGTAAATCTACGCTACTTCAATATTTCCGCAAATCCACTGCCAAACGAATTGCCATTTTGGCCCCAACAGGTCTTGCAGCAATTAATGTGAACGGGCAAACCATCCATTCGTTTTTTCGTTTTCCGTCCCGAATGATTACGGATGATGCCATCAAGCGCATTTGGGGAAATCAGGTTATCCGAAAAATTGACACTTTGGTCATTGATGAAGTCTCGATGGTTCGTGCCGATCTGATGGACGGTATTCACAAAGCCCTTCAGGTAAACCGAAAAAATGATTTGCTCTTTGGAGGCGTGCAAGTGGTGTTCTTCGGTGATTTATTCCAATTGCCACCCGTTGTAAGTCGTGCAGAAGAATCTTTGATGCAGGCCCACTACAGTTCGCCATATTTCTTTAGCGCAAAAGTTTTTCAAGAGGTAAAACCGATTCAAATTGAACTCACGACAGTTCACCGCCAAAAAGAAGCATCGTTTCTGGAGCTTTTAAATCAGGTTAGAGAAGACCGATTAAGCGAATCGGGGCTTGGACGGCTAAACGAGCGGGCAATCAATACAAAACCGCCGGATGATTATTTGGTCCTCACCACTGTAAATGAAAAAGCAAGACGAATTAATGAGGAACGATTAAAATCCCTTGGTGGCCCCCCTTTTACTTATGTTGCCCATACCGACGGAGACTTTAACCAACGTGACTTCCCAACCGAATCTGAACTAACCTTAAAAGTGGGGGCTAGGGTTATGTTTTTGCGAAATGATCCAGACGGATTGTTTGTCAATGGAACACTTGGAACCGTGGAATATCTACACGGGGAAATTATCCGCATCGAGACCGACGCCGGCGACCAAGTGGAAGTAAGCCCGGAGAAGTGGGAAAATATGCGGTATTACTTCGATGCAGAAGAGAATAAAATCATGTCCGAGACCGTCGGTACATTTACACAATATCCCCTAAAATTGGCTTATGCCATTACGATTCACAAAAGCCAAGGACAAACATTTGACAAAGTGGCGATAGATTTAGACCGTGGCGCCTTTACCCACGGCCAAACCTACGTGGCGTTAAGCCGCTGCCGTACTTTTGAAGGCATTCTGCTGACAAGGCCCATCCGCCCGTTGGATGTCTTGTTTGATCCAATTGTATATGAAGCCATTCATGCTTTTCAGCCCGGTAATCGGATTTATCAGGACTACCTTGAGCGGTTCAAAGAAGCCAAAAATCAACTCATTCAGGGCAATTCGGCCTATTTGGTCTCCAATCGCCTCCGGCTACCCCTGGCTACCGTCCAAAAAATGGCGTTAGAACTACCCACGTCCACATAAAAAAAGCCCCCAACCCTTATGTGGAGGCCTACTTTAGGGCACAGGTTTTTATTTTACAAAAGCATGTGCAATTTCTGTCACAATCTTATCGTAGGGTGTGCGTTGATTTGCAGGATAAACGATTTCAAAACTTTTGATGTAGTCATATGTCATTCCTGGGACTGTGTTGGCTTTTACCAAAATCGTTTTCCGGTAAAAAATCCGACCATCATCCTGATAACCGGAGACTACGATAAAAGTCGGTTTTACCCGTTTTAAGGTCACCCTGCGGCCTTCGGATGCCATAAAAAGTTGTTCCTGTAACACCGTATCTGTACGAATGACCACACTTCCCCAAGTCGTGTATTCGGCCAAACCATCTGCCGAGCGATAAGATTGTCCATCTCCATTCGTCGGAGGAGGGTCAGCAATCATGGCAGCAGGATATTTGATGCTGTAGTTAAACCGGGCGTTGGCATACAATTTTGTTTGTTGGGCCATACTAACAGAGGCCCCAAAAACAGAAAACACCAACAGTAAAAAAATTCTTCTTGTCAACATGGCGCTACTTATTTTTAGGTTGAGGTGAAGGTAAAAGGTTAAACAATATAACATGCAATCAGTGTGCCCGAAATAAGAAAAAACAAACTTATTTTGACAAATCAGCAAGACTTGATCATTCTGGAAGCATTTTCAACTTGATAAATTCTGTTTTTTCAAATACTTGTACGCATTCGGCTAAATTCTTCGCTTTCACTAATAAATAATCGGTATTATACGTTGAAAAAGCCATAATACTGATTCTTGCTTTCGCCAAAGGAGACAAAACCGCCGACAAAATTCCCGTTTCATTAAATGCAAATGGTCCCACAAATTCAAAAAGCCGCCAACCATGTTCTAGTAAACCGCCAACAGGGACTGCTTCTTCGGTGCAAATCAAAGACCATTCATCTGGGGTTGCGGTGAGGGAAATCACGCCTTTATTAGACCAAAGGGCGTTATCGGGCCGCCAACTTGGAGGAAACTGGGCTACTACATAATGACCAATAAGTAGCCGAAGCATAATTGGGGTACGGACTTCCATTAATCTCTCAAATTCGATTAATTATCTTTCAGATTGACCAGATCAAATTCATCACCGGAGTTGATAGGATCCGCCAGAATGAGGGTTCGTACTTCTCCAGCAGCAAGTGTAACGGTTTTGCTCGTAAAATTACGGTTTGGGTTCATAATGACAATTTGGTAATTTCCGGGGTCGAAAGCACGATAAGCCACCACCGATTTATACCCAACACTACCAGACCACTGCTGGACACTCTCGAAATCAACGCCAACGGGGGCTAAAAACAAGCTATATTGTAAGGTAGTGGATTTTGCACCCAATACAAACCGAACCAACGCTTTTCCACTGGCAGGCGTTTGCGGGGTTTCGGTAATGGAAAGAAACTCTGTCTGCGCGGTGTTCCCTAACAGCAGCCAAAACAATGTTTCGTCTTTCACAAAGGTTTGTTGTTTTTCCAGAAGGGGCGTAGTACCACCTTGACGGTACATCCCAACTGTCTGGCGGCTTCCGGCCTTTATTTGAAAAAAAGGTGTTCTGGCCTGATAGTTCAGATTAGAGGCAATATCTGTCGTCGCTGCTTTGACGGCCATGAGCGGTACATCCGAGAGGCCATTATAAACACGAAGATTTGCATATTCTGTTTGCCCTGGGTCATTGCCATCACAGCCCATAATTAGGGTCAAAGAAACAAATGCAAGCAATAAGAATAGTGTACGCATGGTAAATTAAGGTGTGTTATGAATGAACAGCAATTTTTGCCGTAAAGTAAATATACAGCGTTCCCGATCCCAAGCCCATATAATTAACCTATGTTGTATTTTTTGCCTATTCAACGGATTTTACGCCTTGTTATATCGTTGATTGTCCGAACTGCATGGCTTTCGTTGCGCTTAAAATGGCATCCAACAAGTGATCGCCGAAGAATCGCATATGAAGAAATCTCTCACACAGCACGTCGTTTATGTAATATTCTGAATATCGAAGTGCGGCTACAAAACCAACCGCCAGAGGTGGATCGTGGGCTGGTAGTAAGTAATCACTTGGGTTACATAGACATGTTGGTTTTGGCATCGGTTTGGCCTGTCTGCTTTGTGGCCCGACACACGTTGGAAAAGGAATTTCTTTTTGGTTGGATTGCCTCTACGTTCCAAACCATTTTTGTTAACCGTGAACGTAAATCCGCCACCGAAAACTTTGTGCGCGAGGTTCAAGGGAGGCTGAATGAAGGGTACCGTGTCTTGGTATTTCCTGAAGGCCGGGCCACCTTCGGAGATACCGTGTATCCCTTTAAAACGGGTGCCTTCGAAGCCGTTGCACAAACAACTTTGCCGATTATTCCGATTTATATGGGTTTACACGAAATTGATGGCGTGAAACCATTTGGCCAAATCCGGTGGAAAATTTGTTGGCATGCACCAATGCCCATTTTCAGGCATATTTGGCGTTTGCTGTCTATCCAGAAAACAGTCTTCGAAGTCACTTTTGCAGACTCTTTTCCTGCAAATAACCATACCCGTAAAACCGCTTCGGTAGCGGCCCATCAGCAAATCTTAACACGTTTTGAAGCACACCATCATGCCTTAGAAGCTCCAGAGTGGGCCATCAACCACGCAGGCACACCTCCTGTTAAACTAACTGATCTGCCGTAAATTGTGTCGGATCAAAAATGGGTTTTGGATAACGGGGTTTCATTTTCTCCAATACATCACGCAAGATTTGACTGACCACAAATGTACGGAACCACTTATTTTCGGCAGGGACCACATACCAAGGGGCTTGCTCAGTAGAGCACTTGAGCAGTGCGGCTTCGTAGGCGCTCATATATTGATCCCAAAGTTTACGCTCTTCTATGTCTGCGGGATTAAATTTCCAATGTTTTTTAGGGTCTTCCAAACGCTCCCGAAATTGCGCCAACTGGTATTCGGGGGATATATGCAACATGATTTTTACGACTTTTGTACCATGTGCATGTAGCATTTGTTCAAAATGATTGATATACTCGTACCGCTTTTTGAGTAATTTTTCCGACGCCCAGCCATGAACGCGGACAATAAGTACATCCTCATAATGTGAACGGTTAAAAATCACAATATGACCCTTTGGTGGTGTCTTTTGGTGAACACGCCACAAAAAGTCGTGTGCTTTTTCTTCGTCGCTGGGGGCCTTAAAACTATGTACCAGTACCCCTTGTGGATTTAAGCCAGCCGTAATGGCTTTGATGGTACTGTCTTTCCCTGCTGCGTCCATTGCTTGCATGACCAACAATACAGACTGTTTGTCTTCGGCATAGAGGCGGGTTTGGAGTTCATCTATGGCAGTTATATTTTGCTTTAGCCGTTCCAACGCTTTTTCTTTTTCAAAGCCAAGCGCCTCGGCGGAATTTCTTTTTTTTAAGGACAGTTTTTTGCCCGGTTCCACCCGGAAAGGATCGTAAAAAGCCATTGCTATTGTAGTTTTATTGGAAATTATTGTATTTTGTCTATCTTCTTTTCAAGCTACAAAAAATAAATTCATGATGCA contains these protein-coding regions:
- a CDS encoding DUF4397 domain-containing protein, which translates into the protein MRTLFLLLAFVSLTLIMGCDGNDPGQTEYANLRVYNGLSDVPLMAVKAATTDIASNLNYQARTPFFQIKAGSRQTVGMYRQGGTTPLLEKQQTFVKDETLFWLLLGNTAQTEFLSITETPQTPASGKALVRFVLGAKSTTLQYSLFLAPVGVDFESVQQWSGSVGYKSVVAYRAFDPGNYQIVIMNPNRNFTSKTVTLAAGEVRTLILADPINSGDEFDLVNLKDN
- a CDS encoding 1-acyl-sn-glycerol-3-phosphate acyltransferase encodes the protein MLYFLPIQRILRLVISLIVRTAWLSLRLKWHPTSDRRRIAYEEISHTARRLCNILNIEVRLQNQPPEVDRGLVVSNHLGYIDMLVLASVWPVCFVARHTLEKEFLFGWIASTFQTIFVNRERKSATENFVREVQGRLNEGYRVLVFPEGRATFGDTVYPFKTGAFEAVAQTTLPIIPIYMGLHEIDGVKPFGQIRWKICWHAPMPIFRHIWRLLSIQKTVFEVTFADSFPANNHTRKTASVAAHQQILTRFEAHHHALEAPEWAINHAGTPPVKLTDLP
- a CDS encoding polyphosphate kinase 2 family protein, with the translated sequence MAFYDPFRVEPGKKLSLKKRNSAEALGFEKEKALERLKQNITAIDELQTRLYAEDKQSVLLVMQAMDAAGKDSTIKAITAGLNPQGVLVHSFKAPSDEEKAHDFLWRVHQKTPPKGHIVIFNRSHYEDVLIVRVHGWASEKLLKKRYEYINHFEQMLHAHGTKVVKIMLHISPEYQLAQFRERLEDPKKHWKFNPADIEERKLWDQYMSAYEAALLKCSTEQAPWYVVPAENKWFRTFVVSQILRDVLEKMKPRYPKPIFDPTQFTADQLV